One segment of Ipomoea triloba cultivar NCNSP0323 chromosome 12, ASM357664v1 DNA contains the following:
- the LOC115999233 gene encoding peptidyl-prolyl cis-trans isomerase FKBP20-1, with translation MSDTVDLTGDGGVLKKIVRRAKSDAIAPSEGLPLVDVHYEGTLAETGEVFDTTREDNTVFTFEVGKGSVIKAWDVALRTMKVGEVAVITCKPEYAYGSAGSPPDIPPEATLVFEVELVACRPRKGASLSSVSDEKARLEELKKQRELAAANKEEEKKKREEAKAAAAARIQAKLEAKKGKGKGKAK, from the exons ATGAGTGACACTGTTGATTTAACTGGAGATGGAggagttttgaaaaaaattgtcCGGCGAGCCAAGTCTGATGCTATTGCTCCATCAGAGGGTCTTCCTCTTGTTGATG TGCACTATGAAGGTACTCTTGCCGAGACTGGTGAAGTATTTGATACTACCCGTGAGGACAATACAGTGTTCACGTTTGAGGTAGGCAAGGGATCTGTCATCAAGGCTTGGGATGTTGCACTGAGAACCATGAAG GTTGGGGAGGTAGCTGTAATCACCTGCAAACCAGAATATGCCTATGGTAGTGCAGGTTCTCCACCAGATATTCCTCCGGA GGCAACACTTGTATTTGAGGTGGAGTTAGTGGCTTGTCGACCTAGGAAAGGTGCTAGCTTGAGCAGTGTCTCAGATGAAAAAGCCAGGCTGGA GGAGCTAAAGAAACAGAGGGAACTTGCAGCTGCAAAcaaggaggaggagaagaagaagagagaagaagctAAGGCCGCAGCTGCCGCCCGTATCCAAGCAAAGCTTGAAGCAAAGAAAgggaaaggaaaaggaaaagctaagtaa
- the LOC115999231 gene encoding E3 ubiquitin-protein ligase SDIR1-like has product MSFVFRGTRGDIETGFPGLIPEWRTVRVHAARPVNSNSLAFLVTVLLLFMILNSHQLSPNFLLWLVLGVFLMATTLRMYATCQQLQAQAQAHAVAASGLLGHTELRLHMPPSIALATRGRLQGLRLQLALLDREFDDLDYETLRALDADNVPTTPSMTEEEINALPIHKYKVSGPQSSSAQQASSSSAEKKQEPPVNSAAVAKPTDDELTCSVCLEQVNEGELIRSLPCLHQFHANCIDPWLRQQGTCPVCKFRAGIGSREMEDASYLV; this is encoded by the exons ATGAGTTTTGTTTTTCGAGGCACAAGGGGAGATATAGAAACTGGATTTCCAGGCTTGATCCCAGAGTGGCGTACTGTG CGTGTTCATGCTGCCCGGCCAGTTAATAGCAACTCGCTTGCTTTTCTTGTTACAG TGCTCTTGCTGTTCATGATTCTAAACTCTCATCAATTGTCGCCTAACTTTCTG CTGTGGTTGGTGCTTGGCGTTTTCTTGATGGCAACAACACTCAGGATGTATGCAACCTGTCAGCAACTTCAAGCTCAAGCACAGGCTCACGCTGTTGCAGCTAGCGGTCTTCTTGGTCATACTGAGTTACGGCTGCATATGCCCCCATCCATTGCTCTTGCAACCAGAGGACGATTACAAGGACTGAGGCTCCAGCTTGCGCTTCTTGACAGGGAATTTGATGACCTAG ATTATGAGACTCTGAGGGCACTAGATGCTGATAATGTTCCTACAACACCTTCCATGACTGAGGAAGAAATAAATGCTCTTCCTATTCATAAATACAAGGTTTCTGGGCCTCAGAG TTCTTCAGCACAGCAGGCATCTTCATCCTCAGCAGAG AAGAAGCAAGAACCACCTGTAAATTCCGCTGCAGTAGCAAAGCCCACAGATGATGAACTAACTTGTAGTGTCTGCTTAGAGCAAGTTAACGAGGGAGAACTTATTCGTAGCTTGCCCTGCTTGCATCAG TTTCATGCTAATTGCATTGACCCCTGGCTGAGGCAGCAGGGAACGTGCCCTGTCTGCAAGTTTAGGGCTGGGATTGGGTCACGAGAAATGGAGGATGCCTCCTACTTGGTTTAA
- the LOC115999572 gene encoding uncharacterized protein LOC115999572, whose amino-acid sequence MLKFNYQTMVKEFKNPKFPMHLYRLKGFEELKTKQTVDEKELFDVIGRVVEFHVPQDKVINGKNSRLIDFIIEDADGNRLTCTMWDDHVAKIEPYYNCCPKEPLVVLIQFCRARLCLNSGEVKVCSSYDVTQILFNEKNPVFQAFKDSLNIDQTPMKSILSQSSFNPTSSYSISHEPEMQLCTISQIYQLKEYGDFWVAARVVFIDSGKEWFCASCRTKGCNRKLSDKEGTMYCLTCNKTWAEGVLRYIVKIRVADLNGNAPFLLWDRECCELLGMSAYDLDAKQNKDKNGVPKELQSLVGLNLIFRIAVRKEQFQNMLNAFPIMRILNDNDLIEEYAPELMHGRDKDLSSKLELELTEEDLWDDEDFDDVNEAESPLQVVPNRLDKDLADNATVKRALIDAFSSTQSSKKTKEYAVKLEKLKEL is encoded by the exons ATGTTGAAGTTTAACTACCAAACCATGGTGAAAGAGTTCAAGAATCCCAAATTTCCTATGCACCTCTATCGCCTTAAAGGTTTTGAAGAACTCAAAACAAAGCAAACTGTTGATGAGAAGGAACTATTTG ATGTTATAGGTAGGGTTGTCGAATTCCATGTTCCACAGGATAAAGTAATTAATGGAAAAAACTCTAGGCTCATTGATTTCATCATTGAGGATGCCGA TGGTAATCGATTAACATGCACCATGTGGGATGATCATGTGGCTAAGATTGAGCCATACTACAACTGCTGCCCTAAAGAACCATTGGTGGTTTTAATCCAATTTTGTAGGGCTAGGCTTTGCCTAAACA gTGGAGAGGTCAAAGTCTGCTCTTCTTATGATGTCACTCAGATTCTCTTCAATGAAAAAAATCCAGTGTTTCAGGCATTTAAAGACAG TCTAAACATTGACCAGACTCCTATGAAGAGCATTCTGTCCCAATCCAGTTTTAATCCTACCAGTTCTTATTCAATTTCACATGAACCAGAGATGCAACTTTGTACCATTTCCCAAATTTATCAACTAAAGGAG tatggGGATTTCTGGGTAGCAGCAAGAGTGGTTTTCATAGACAGTGGCAAAGAGTGGTTCTGTGCTTCATGCAGAACAAAGGGATGTAACAGAAAGTTATCTGACAAAGAGGGTACCATGTATTGTTTAACCTGTAATAAAACTTGGGCTGAGGGTGTTTTAAGATACATAGTTAAAATTAGGGTGGCAGACTTGAATGGAAATGCACCTTTCTTGCTTTGGGACCGTGAATGTTGTGAACTTTTAGGAATGAGTGCTTATGATTTGGATGCAAAGCAGAACAAG GATAAGAATGGGGTGCCTAAAGAGTTGCAGTCCTTGGTTGGCCTTAATCTTATCTTCCGAATTGCTGTTCGCAAGGAACAATTTCAGAATATGCTAAACGCATTTCCAATAATGCGTATTTTAAATGACAATGACTTAATTGAAGAATATGCTCCAGAGTTAATGCATGGTAGGGACAAAGATTTATCCTCAAAACTTGAGTTAGAGCTGACAGAAGAAGATCTCTGGGATGATGAG GATTTTGATGATGTGAATGAGGCAGAAAGTCCTTTGCAAGTGGTCCCAAACAGACTTGATAAGGATTTAGCAGACAATGCAACAGTTAAGAGAGCTCTCATTGATGCGTTTTCAAGTACTCAAAGCTCAAAAAAGACAAAGGAGTATGCTGTTAAGCTTGAGAAGCTGAAAGAATTATGA
- the LOC115999959 gene encoding probable E3 ubiquitin-protein ligase RHC2A: MSTSSTYWCYSCNRFVRVASQDSISCPDCDSGFIEEVDSPPPRSSSLSESRRRRFPAAAMYMTPQNSEQNAAGSAGPGSSPALRRSRRNGGDRSPFNPVIVLRGPSDGGSSGGAAAAGVGFQLYYDDGAGSGLRPLPATMSEFLLGSGFDRLLDQLAQIEANGLGRIENPPASKAAIESMPTIEIEDSHVDTESHCAVCKDPFELGNEAREMPCKHLYHSDCILPWLSLRNSCPVCRFELPTDTRDSGEPNTTSPTSSNDQTLNDDETVGLTIWRLPGGGFAVGRFSGGRRGGERELPVVYTEMDGGFNSNGLPRRISWGSRVSVSRPSSRLRRAFRNLFACFGGGVASSASSTSSDSRVTHSSVLPSAIRADSRRRRV, encoded by the coding sequence ATGTCGACGTCTTCCACGTATTGGTGTTACAGTTGCAATAGGTTCGTGAGAGTGGCGAGCCAGGATTCAATTTCGTGCCCCGATTGCGACAGCGGATTTATCGAGGAGGTTGATTCGCCGCCGCCGCGATCCTCCTCGCTCTCGGAATCCCGCCGGCGACGGTTCCCCGCGGCGGCGATGTACATGACGCCGCAGAATTCGGAGCAAAATGCCGCCGGGTCTGCGGGTCCCGGGTCGAGTCCCGCGCTCCGGAGGAGCCGGAGGAATGGGGGCGACCGGTCTCCGTTTAACCCGGTTATCGTCCTCCGTGGCCCGTCCGACGGCGGCAGTAGCGgtggcgccgccgccgccggagtCGGGTTCCAGCTTTATTACGACGATGGAGCCGGGTCGGGTTTACGGCCTTTACCGGCTACCATGTCGGAGTTTCTACTCGGGTCGGGCTTCGACCGGCTTTTGGATCAGTTAGCCCAGATTGAGGCTAACGGCCTTGGAAGAATCGAGAACCCACCCGCGTCAAAAGCGGCGATAGAATCAATGCCGACAATCGAGATCGAAGATTCCCACGTAGATACGGAATCTCATTGCGCGGTTTGTAAAGATCCCTTCGAGCTCGGAAACGAGGCTCGCGAAATGCCCTGCAAACACTTATACCATTCCGATTGCATTCTCCCATGGCTATCACTCCGCAATTCCTGCCCCGTCTGTCGATTCGAGCTCCCAACAGACACCCGAGACTCCGGCGAGCCCAACACGACATCCCCGACATCATCAAACGACCAAACCCTAAACGACGACGAAACCGTCGGGCTCACAATCTGGAGATTGCCGGGCGGCGGATTCGCCGTGGGACGGTTTTCCGGCGGGAGAAGGGGCGGGGAGAGAGAGCTCCCCGTCGTGTACACTGAAATGGACGGCGGATTTAACAGCAATGGATTGCCGCGCCGGATTTCTTGGGGGTCTAGGGTTAGTGTTTCCCGGCCGAGCAGTCGTCTGAGAAGAGCTTTCCGCAATTTGTTTGCGTGTTTCGGCGGCGGCGTTGCCTCTTCAGCCTCCTCCACCAGCTCTGATTCTAGGGTTACTCACAGTAGTGTATTGCCCTCTGCAATCCGGGCTGATTCCAGAAGGCGCAGAGTTTGa